The following DNA comes from Gemmatimonadaceae bacterium.
AGGGATCGAGCTGCCGGATACCGGCGGATGGCTGCCCCATCTCTCGGTCATCAACAGGTAACTGGTGCAGGTTAACGGAATTTTCGTGCTGGCGGAGATAGGCGGCCGGGCGGGCGACAGGATCCGTGAGATCAATGTGAAATACGACCCGAAGCTGGCCAGGTACAAGCCACCGCACGTAACTATCGCTGGTTCGTCAGGAGTGGGACCCATTCCGGCTTCCGTCGCAGACGTAGACTTGAAGGACAAGCTGAGCGCTGTCACGTCGAGCACTGCCCCTCTCACGTTGCGGTTCGGACCGCCAATCCGGTTCATGCAGACCGAGATCGTGGTGTTGCCGCTCGACCCGCACGGTGCGCTGAGAATATTCCACGACCGGATTGCGACGTGCGGTCTGAAGTTTGAGCGGGCGCGATTCACCTTCAGCCCCCATTGTACACTCAGCCTGTATCCGACGCTGACGCCGGAAAGTGCCAG
Coding sequences within:
- a CDS encoding 2'-5' RNA ligase family protein, producing the protein MQVNGIFVLAEIGGRAGDRIREINVKYDPKLARYKPPHVTIAGSSGVGPIPASVADVDLKDKLSAVTSSTAPLTLRFGPPIRFMQTEIVVLPLDPHGALRIFHDRIATCGLKFERARFTFSPHCTLSLYPTLTPESARELLALRVHEPVTIDRITVYQTLDPQPSKKLLELVLTGEPDGY